From Solanum lycopersicum chromosome 8, SLM_r2.1, the proteins below share one genomic window:
- the LOC138337824 gene encoding uncharacterized protein yields MNTRRNTCRRVGEATAGGNQAPAQAPTAGVQAYAIDYRYGHYEFLVMSIGPINAPVAFMDLTNRVFCEYLDSFVIVSIDDILIYSMTREEHEQHLTMALQVFREHQGVEVDSKKIKSAKNWLRPLTPIDIRSFLGLANYYRRIKVIAYASRQLKIHKKNYPTRDLELAIVRELNLCQRRWLELLKDYEMSIYYHPGKANVLADALTRLSMGSVSYINDENKEQVEERIMASGIPIIQVPPRCIIISRRSIGGKTDGQAERTIQTLENMVRACAIDIKGTWYGHLPLIDLFYNNCYHSSIGMAPLEVLYDRRCRPPVGWFEVGQSSIIVHKIIQEVMENVRMIMDRLATAYSLQQSYVDNKKRDLEFDIGYQVYLKKSPMKEVMRFGKKGKLSPRYVGPYEVLQQVLNVAYKLNLQNDLAFVHPVFHVSMLKKC; encoded by the exons atgaacacaagaagaaacACATGCAGGAGAGTTGGAGAAGCAACAGCTGGGGGAAACCAAGCTCCTGCTCAAGCCCCTACTGCTGGAGTTCAA GCATATGCTATCGATTATCG gtatggtcattacgagtttctTGTCATGTCAATTGGTCCCATTAATGCACCAGTCGCATTTATGGACCTTACGAATAGGGTCTTTTgtgaataccttgattcttttgtcatAGTATCCATAGATGACATCCTCATATACTCTATGACCAGAGAAGAGCATGAACAGCATTTGACAATGGCATTGCAAGTATTTAGGGAACATCAG GGTGTTGAGGTTGATTCAAAAAAGATTAAGTCAGCAAAGAACTGGCTGAGACCCCTCACTCCTATAGACATacgaagtttcttgggtttggctaaTTACTATCGTAG gatAAAGGTAATTGCATATGCATCAAGACAGTTGAAAATCCACAAGAAGAATTACCCTACCCGTGATCTTGAGTTAGCTATTGTG AGAGAATTGAATCTTTGTCAAAGAAGATGGCTAGAGCTGCTCAAGGATTATGAAATGAGTATCTACTATCACCCAGGTAAGGCCAATGTATTGGCCGATGCTTTGACCCGATTAagcatgggtagtgtgtcttaTATTAATGATGAGAATAAGGAGCAGGTTGAAGAG AGGATTATGGCTTCAGGTATTCCAatcatccaggttccaccaagatgtatcattatctcaaggagatctattggtgggaag acggatggacaagcagagcgtaccattcagacccttgAAAACATGGTGAGGGCATGTGCTATTGACATCAAGGGGACTTGGTATGGTCACTTGCCActgattgatttattttataataattgctaccattctagtattgGGATGGCACCTTTAGAAGTACTATATGACAGGAGATGTAGGCCCccagttgggtggtttgaggtaggACAGTCTTCCATTATTGTCCATAAGATCATACAGGAGGTTATGGAAAATGTGAGAATGATCATGGATAGAttggctactgcttacagtCTTCAACAATCCTATGTTGATAACAAGAAGAGGGATCTTGAATTCGATATAGGTTATCAAGTCTACCTGAAGAAATCACCcatgaaagaggtgatgaggtttggtaagaaaggaaagttgagtccgaggtatgtaGGTCCTTATGAGGTCTTACAGCAAGTATTGAATGTTGCCTATAAACTAAACTTACAAAATGACTTGGCTTTTGTTCATCCAGTGTTTCATGTTTCAATGCTTAAAAAGTGTTAG